Proteins encoded within one genomic window of Brachybacterium sp. P6-10-X1:
- a CDS encoding CoA-binding protein yields MTDTAQQTQQVQRTWQGPSAPERLGILRRARSIAIVGASANPARASYFVATYLLSSSPYEVYFVNPRAETILGRPAHDSLADLPVVPDLVDVFRKDADLPGVAQEAVDVGAGALWLQLGSWNEEAAALAEGAGLDVVMDRCVKIEHARFHGGLHLAGFNTGEISSKKQRVSGRR; encoded by the coding sequence ATGACGGATACGGCACAGCAGACCCAGCAGGTTCAGCGGACCTGGCAGGGCCCGTCGGCCCCGGAGCGGCTCGGGATCCTGCGCCGCGCTCGCTCGATCGCGATCGTCGGCGCCTCCGCGAATCCGGCGCGGGCCAGTTACTTCGTGGCGACCTACCTGCTCTCCAGCTCGCCCTACGAGGTGTACTTCGTCAACCCCCGGGCCGAGACCATCCTGGGCCGGCCCGCCCACGACTCGCTCGCCGACCTCCCGGTGGTCCCCGACCTGGTGGACGTCTTCCGCAAGGACGCCGACCTGCCGGGCGTGGCGCAGGAGGCCGTGGACGTCGGCGCGGGAGCGCTGTGGCTGCAGCTGGGATCGTGGAACGAGGAGGCCGCCGCGCTCGCCGAGGGCGCCGGCCTGGACGTCGTGATGGACCGCTGCGTGAAGATCGAGCACGCCCGCTTCCACGGCGGGCTGCACCTCGCGGGCTTCAACACGGGGGAGATCAGTTCGAAGAAGCAGCGGGTCAGCGGCCGCCGCTGA
- a CDS encoding GNAT family N-acetyltransferase, with the protein MSPLVLVDATADDIGVLERAIHAAWRWREAWDEDSFTRHRATCGADSYIDDFGRRAGDIGVIARDSGTGRAIGAAWCRFFTVVDHRAGFLAEDVPELVVAVEQEARGRGVGRALMEALLHRAREYGVDRVSLHVSRENDRARRLYEALGFSDSGCGDEQGAVLVRSTANVPR; encoded by the coding sequence GTGAGTCCGCTCGTGCTGGTCGACGCGACGGCCGACGACATCGGCGTGCTGGAGCGGGCGATCCATGCGGCGTGGAGATGGCGCGAGGCGTGGGACGAGGACTCCTTCACGCGGCACCGGGCGACGTGCGGTGCGGACTCGTACATCGACGACTTCGGCCGGCGCGCCGGCGATATCGGGGTGATCGCTCGTGACAGCGGCACGGGGAGAGCGATCGGGGCGGCATGGTGCCGATTCTTCACCGTCGTCGACCACCGTGCCGGATTCCTCGCCGAGGACGTCCCGGAGCTCGTCGTCGCGGTCGAGCAGGAGGCGCGTGGCCGTGGTGTGGGCCGCGCCCTGATGGAGGCCCTGCTGCACCGGGCCCGTGAATACGGGGTCGATCGGGTGAGTCTGCACGTGAGCAGGGAGAACGACCGGGCGCGACGGCTGTACGAGGCTCTGGGGTTCTCGGACTCGGGATGCGGGGACGAGCAGGGAGCGGTGCTGGTGCGGAGCACGGCGAACGTCCCGAGGTGA
- a CDS encoding HIT family protein, with protein sequence MERRSSQPPPSADGGPCVFCALLEGRGTAAWVHRGDRASALLPLPDSSLAPGHCLVISQAHVIGMQDAPADVLQAVTSCAQALARGMQAVLGAAGVNVLHASGAAAGQSVGHLHLHVVPRWDGDGLETWPEGRSAHELPGDWLPALRDGVAR encoded by the coding sequence ATGGAGCGCCGATCCTCTCAGCCCCCTCCGTCGGCCGACGGCGGACCCTGCGTGTTCTGCGCGCTGCTGGAGGGGCGCGGGACCGCCGCATGGGTCCACCGAGGGGACCGGGCGTCGGCGCTGCTCCCGCTGCCGGACAGCAGTCTGGCTCCGGGACACTGCCTGGTCATCTCCCAGGCGCACGTGATCGGGATGCAGGATGCGCCGGCCGACGTCCTGCAGGCCGTCACCTCGTGTGCCCAGGCTCTCGCCCGCGGCATGCAGGCGGTTCTCGGAGCGGCCGGCGTCAACGTCCTCCATGCCAGCGGAGCGGCGGCGGGGCAGTCCGTGGGCCATCTGCACCTGCACGTCGTCCCGCGCTGGGACGGAGACGGGCTCGAGACGTGGCCGGAAGGACGGTCGGCGCACGAGCTCCCGGGGGATTGGCTCCCCGCGCTGCGGGACGGGGTCGCGCGGTGA
- a CDS encoding pentapeptide repeat-containing protein has translation MRPRSTTRRPVLERLVLPELQDLEADELHAQGTYDAVRVTGGDLSGRDLTGATFTECELLGVTAHEAVLQHARLIETRIDRLNAPVLNATRSTWRDVELTGSRIGALDIDDTEVRQARLVGSKLDWLNLRASTLEDVLFEDCTIEELDLTGATAARVAFVNCRAGSVSLAHARLADVDLRGLEMGAIGNLEGMKGATLDAQQVAVLAPAFAHHLGIRVEG, from the coding sequence ATGCGCCCCCGCTCCACCACCCGCCGACCCGTCCTCGAGCGGCTCGTGCTGCCCGAGCTGCAGGATCTCGAGGCCGACGAGCTGCACGCCCAGGGCACGTACGACGCCGTGCGGGTCACCGGCGGAGATCTCTCCGGCCGCGATCTGACCGGCGCCACCTTCACCGAGTGCGAGCTGCTCGGCGTCACCGCCCACGAGGCGGTCCTGCAGCACGCCCGGCTGATCGAGACCCGGATCGACCGGCTGAATGCGCCGGTCCTGAACGCCACGCGCTCCACCTGGCGGGACGTGGAGCTGACCGGTTCCCGGATCGGCGCGCTGGACATCGACGACACGGAGGTGCGGCAGGCCCGCCTCGTCGGCAGCAAGCTCGACTGGCTGAATCTGCGCGCCTCCACCCTCGAGGACGTGCTGTTCGAGGACTGCACGATCGAGGAGCTCGACCTCACCGGGGCGACCGCGGCCCGTGTCGCCTTCGTGAACTGCCGCGCCGGCAGCGTCTCCCTCGCCCACGCGCGGCTGGCGGACGTGGACCTGCGGGGTCTCGAGATGGGCGCGATCGGCAACCTCGAGGGGATGAAGGGGGCGACGCTCGACGCCCAGCAGGTCGCGGTGCTGGCCCCTGCGTTCGCACATCACCTGGGGATCCGCGTCGAGGGGTGA
- a CDS encoding glyoxalase/bleomycin resistance/extradiol dioxygenase family protein yields the protein MPGIRALTLLVEDPSAAAISLRDVAGWSIEADFGSFASLTAPDSIPLWLNAPGDGEEPSRGIVLHMVCEDVDAAFGQAVSRGAAAVREPTDMDFGERSACVRIAAVPGITIDFSRPLT from the coding sequence ATGCCCGGGATCCGTGCCCTCACCCTCCTCGTGGAGGATCCGTCCGCCGCCGCCATCTCCCTGCGCGACGTCGCGGGCTGGAGCATCGAGGCCGACTTCGGCAGCTTCGCCTCGCTGACCGCACCGGACAGCATCCCGCTGTGGCTCAACGCCCCGGGGGACGGCGAGGAGCCTTCGCGCGGGATCGTCCTCCACATGGTCTGCGAGGACGTCGACGCGGCCTTCGGGCAGGCTGTCTCCCGGGGCGCCGCCGCCGTTCGGGAACCGACGGACATGGACTTCGGGGAGCGCTCGGCCTGCGTGCGGATCGCTGCCGTTCCCGGCATCACGATCGACTTCTCGCGTCCGCTGACCTGA